Proteins co-encoded in one Uloborus diversus isolate 005 chromosome 9, Udiv.v.3.1, whole genome shotgun sequence genomic window:
- the LOC129230611 gene encoding uncharacterized protein LOC129230611 — protein MISHSTGRTETQEKKSAAWAFTLGLIYLIISVECEDTGSKRAYSDSSIGAYFSERTCWWNEVCKREFQVRFRCRCPRWSFCRSPGKYYDAYCSITRTGYIWLQQEADHDD, from the exons AAACCCAGGAGAAGAAGAGCGCAGCGTGGGCTTTCACTCTTGGACTCATCTACCTCATCATAAGTGTGGAATGTGAGGATACTGGCAGTAAGAGAGCCTACAGCGACAGCTCAATCGGTGCATACTTCAGCGAA aGGACATGCTGGTGGAATGAAGTCTGCAAACGAGAGTTCCAAGTTCGATTCCGGTGCAGGTGCCCTCGCTGGTCCTTCTGCAGGTCTCCGGGGAAGTACTACGATGCTTACTGTTCCATCACCAGAACCGGTTACATCTGGTTGCAGCAAGAGGCGGACCACGACGACTGA